The Raphanus sativus cultivar WK10039 chromosome 2, ASM80110v3, whole genome shotgun sequence genome includes a region encoding these proteins:
- the LOC108817867 gene encoding uncharacterized protein LOC108817867, translating to MSTNEEIKKEFSRSGFALVEEDEILERCVTLCINYSLTPSELVSSWELYHLNRQSVDQTVKNEEMDGFLLHLQNQQKESLMKEEAGLHIYSNRDVDMLLDGIPEDTADEIVTTPTNKSQRLLPDPFDSVSRSRDYGYSTGKSAGHVTPFGQRVEKFVVRFNIGDAAAQAENGDGNDVENSEDDMIIKRVQTSRRCSLKVSGLGPKPGCRFMYHRTEDRFNALEKRIVRHADAFAASGLYEEQVDPAVASQRSIFAVGMICCDGEGHLNDKSILLQSSAERTSGQRVPLDLNRLNQFSIFPGQIVGVEGQNPSGHYLTASKLLDTVPLSRTADLDLPPAKKQNLDPEVLTLADESHENSEVSFIIASGPFTTLDNLLFEPLSELLAHAKRKPPQLLVLLGPFVDSDHPEIKKGTVDATFSEIFEVEVIRRVQEYVEFMGSEVRVVLVPSIRDANHDFIFPQPPFDIHVPDLEHQITSLSNPGTFEANQVKVGCCTVDVIKQLSVEEMSRNPSGVPTDRLARLASHLLRQRSFYPLYPPPESFPYDSSLAPQALQISSIPDILLLPSDITYFVKVLSIGEGEDAAKCVCVNPGRLAKGEGAGTFVELTCKGDPESMHASVISI from the exons ATGTCGACAAATGAGGAGATTAAGAAGGAATTCAGCCGTAGCGGTTTCGCTCTCGTGGAAGAAGACGAGATTCTCGAGAGAT GTGTTACTCTCTGCATAAACTACAGCTTGACGCCTTCTGAACTCGTTTCGAGCTGGGAGCTTTATCATCTCAATCG ACAAAGTGTTGATCAAACTGTAAAGAATGAGGAGATGGATGGGTTTCTACTGCATCTACAGAACCAACAGAAAGAATCTTTGATGAAAGAGGAGGCTGGTCTGCATATCTACTCAAACAGAGATGTAGACAT GCTTTTGGATGGGATTCCGGAAGATACAGCAGACGAGATCGTCACTACCCCTACAAACAAGTCTCAACGGTTACTCCCGGACCCGTTTGATTCAGTAAGCAGATCGAGGGATTACGGTTACTCTACTGGGAAGTCAGCTGGGCATGTGACTCCTTTTGGTCAACGAGTCGAAAAGTTTGTGGTGAGATTCAACATAGGTGATGCGGCAGCGCAGGCAGAGAATGGAGATGGCAATGATGTGGAAAACAGTGAGGATGATATGATTATTAAGAGAGTTCAGACAAGCCGCAGGTGTTCTCTGAAAGTCAGTGGCTTAGGCCCTAAACCGGGTTGTAGGTTCATGTATCACAGAACTGAGGACAGGTTTAACGCACTCGAGAAGCGGATCGTAAGGCATGCAGATGCATTTGCTGCGTCGGGTTTATATGAGGAACAGGTGGATCCAGCTGTTGCTTCACAG AGAAGTATATTTGCTGTGGGAATGATTTGTTGTGATGGAGAGGGGCATTTGAATGATAAGTCCATTCTATTGCAGAGCAG CGCCGAGAGAACTTCAGGACAGCGTGTTCCACTGGACTTAAACAGACTAAATCAGTTCTCTATTTTTCCAGGCCAG ATAGTTGGAGTTGAAGGACAAAATCCTAGTGGACACTATCTCACTGCATCCAAGCTGCTGGATACAGTTCCTTTATCACGCACTGCTGACTTGGATCTACCTCCTGCTAAGAAGCAAAACTTGGATCCGGAGGTCTTAACTCTCGCTGACGAATCCCATGAAAATTCAGAGGTTTCATTT ATAATTGCATCCGGACCATTCACCACATTAGACAACTTGCTGTTTGAGCCACTGAGTGAGCTACTAGCCCATGCAAAAAGAAAGCCTCCACAGTTACTTGTGCTG CTTGGACCGTTTGTGGATTCTGATCATCCAGAAATTAAGAAAGGAACTGTTGATGCCACCTTCAGTGAGATATTTGAAGTGGAAGTCATCAGGAGG GTGCAAGAATATGTTGAATTCATGGGTTCAGAAGTACGAGTGGTTCTGGTTCCATCCATCCGTGATGCTAACCATGATTTCATATTCCCACAg CCTCCTTTTGACATTCACGTACCTGATCTCGAACATCAG ATAACCAGTTTGTCAAACCCTGGGACCTTTGAGGCAAACCAG GTGAAGGTAGGCTGCTGCACGGTGGATGTAATAAAGCAGCTGAGTGTGGAGGAGATGTCGAGAAACCCAAGTGGAGTCCCCACTGATCGCTTAGCCAGACTCGCTAGCCATCTCCTTCGTCAGCGAAG CTTCTATCCTCTGTATCCACCGCCAGAGAGTTTCCCTTATGATTCCTCACTAGCTCCTCAGGCGCTCCAGATTTCATCAATCCCGGACATTCTCCTACTTCCATCCGACATAACGTACTTCGTGAAG GTTTTGTCCATTGGGGAAGGGGAAGATGCGGCcaagtgtgtgtgtgtaaacCCTGGAAGACTTGCGAAAGGAGAAGGTGCGGGTACTTTTGTGGAGCTTACCTGCAAGGGTGATCCAGAATCGATGCATGCTTCAGTCATCTCTATTTAA
- the LOC108817881 gene encoding uncharacterized protein LOC108817881, whose amino-acid sequence MRSIDHRLMEESSSSSSHYYSIFTNYPLLSSVLAFTIAQFIKFFTTWYKEKRWDLKRLVGSGGMPSSHSATVTALAMAVGLQEGFGGSLFAIAFILTSIVMYDATGVRLHAGRQAEVLNQIVYELPSEHPLAESRPLRELLGHTPPQVIAGGILGTATAVVAYLVTLTAK is encoded by the exons ATGAGATCCATCGATCATCGTCTAATGGAGGaatcgtcttcctcttcttcccaCTATTACTCAATTTTCACGAACTACCCTCTGCTTTCCTCCGTCTTAGCTTTCACCATCGCACAATTCATCAAGTTCTTCACAACCTG GTATAAAGAAAAGAGATGGGATCTGAAACGGCTTGTTGGGTCTGGAGGAATGCCTTCTTCACATTCAGCAACTGTTACGGCTCTTGCTATGGCCGTTGGTTTACAAGAAGGCTTTGGTGGATCTCTTTTCGCCATCGCTTTCATTCTCACTTCCATT GTTATGTATGATGCAACTGGTGTAAGATTACATGCTGGACGCCAAGCTGAG GTTCTCAATCAGATTGTGTATGAACTTCCTTCAGAGCATCCCCTCGCTGAAAGCAGACCCTTGCGTGAACTTCTAGGTCATACCCCTCCACAG GTCATTGCAGGTGGGATCCTTGGAACTGCTACAGCAGTTGTTGCCTACTTAGTCACCTTGACAGCCAAGTAG
- the LOC130501611 gene encoding uncharacterized protein LOC130501611, protein MQRLLPFAFKELLPRNVHEAIAGISAFFRDLCARSVTLEGIENLKTNIAMIQCNLEKIFPPSFFDVMEHLVIHLARELELGGPVQYRWMYLYERYMFHLKKMVENLSRVEGSIVAQMINEEISNFAEYYFPAEVQTKNRRPARHDDRGERATYHVTVPDIFTDVGRLSGKSKDRRLTEQERSHLQTYLLTNCEDVLQYERIFMAEKRFEYRYATEAELEEMKQREFAGWMFTYVSAGLARGETFDDWIREMVVGPNYVVKSYPRFCTRGYAFTTEKTKRSRTIHGLLLPDSTREAEFRGVLSWKTHYNQSHPVT, encoded by the exons atgcagcgcttacttccgtttgctttcaaggaactattaccacgaaatgttcatgaagcaatagcagggataagtgctttcttccgcgatttatgcgccagatcagtgactcttgaaggtattgaaaatctgaagactaacatagccatgattcagtgcaaccttgagaagatatttcctccctcattttttgatgttatggagcatcttgttattcacctggcaagagaattggaacttggtggtcctgtgcagtatagatggatgtatctgtatgagcggtatatgttccatttgaagaagatggtggaAAATTTAAGTAGGGTGGAAGGTTCTATAGTCgcacagatgatcaatgaagaaatttcaaactttgctgAGTACTACTTTCCAGCAGAAGTTCAGACCAAAAACAGAAGACCTGCACGGCACGATGATAGAGGCGAACGGGCAACATACCATGTTACGGTTCCTGACATTTTcacagatgttggacgacttagcggaaaatcaaaggaccgtcgacttactgagcaggagcgcagtcatttgcaaacatatttgctcaccaactgcgaagatgttcttcaatatgagag GATTTTCATGGCAGAAAAGCGGTTCGAATATAGATACGCTACAGAGGCAGAACTAGAAGAAATGAAGCAAAGagaatttgctggatggatgtttacttat gtgtctgctggtttggccagaggtgaaacatttgacgattggatacgcgagatggtggttggaccaaactatgttgtgaagtcatatccgagattttgtactcgaggatatgcattcacaactGAAAAGACGAAACGTTCGCGTACGATCCATGGGTTACTGTTACCAGACTCAACCCGAGAGGCCGAGTTCAGGGGAGTTCTGAGCTGGAAGACCCACTACAACCAATCACATCCAGTAACTTAA
- the LOC108841980 gene encoding uncharacterized protein LOC108841980, producing MRSQGVEDNKGCFGPGTPEMSNGHGSNIGFEFQKGANRTPNHHRSTMGKPAPSKWDDAQKWLSGVGGGGGGGRHSRSAKPRNSNADDLRLIASASQREREGEDQYVEYDDGDAAEEAGRPEVETKNVDCGEPGGSVWRKDSINPTAVIRSICVRDMGTEMTPIGSQEPSRAATPVRATTPVGRSPVTSPVRRETVRMATEVVATVTETRSVASNNNENIGSGVNSSNTKAMNAMEARAMAWDEAERAKFMARYKREEVKIQAWENHEKRKAEMEMKKMEVKAERMKARAEEKLANKLAATKRIAEERRANAEAKLNEMAVRTSERADYIRRSGHLPSSFSFKCPFSRCW from the exons ATGAGATCTCAAGGGGTAGAAGATAACAAAGGGTGTTTCGGACCAGGGACTCCGGAGATGTCTAACGGACATGGTAGTAATATCGGTTTTGAGTTTCAGAAAGGCGCGAACCGGACACCGAACCACCACCGGTCCACCATGGGGAAACCCGCACCGTCGAAATGGGACGACGCTCAGAAATGGCTCTCCGGAGTTggtggcggcggcggaggaggcaGACACTCGAGGAGCGCTAAACCGAGAAACTCCAACGCTGATGATCTTAGACTCATAGCTTCTGCTTCGCAGAGAGAACGGGAAGGAGAAGATCAGTACGTCGAATACGACGACGGAGACGCGGCGGAGGAGGCGGGAAGGCCGGAGGTGGAGACAAAGAACGTGGACTGCGGAGAACCAGGTGGTTCTGTCTGGAGGAAAGATAGTATTAATCCGACGGCTGTGATTCGATCGATATGTGTGAGGGACATGGGGACTGAGATGACTCCCATCGGGAGCCAAGAGCCTTCTAGAGCAGCTACGCCTGTTCGAGCCACAACGCCGGTCGGGAGAAGTCCTGTGACGTCACCCGTGAGGAGAGAGACGGTGAGGATGGCGACGGAGGTGGTGGCGACAGTGACGGAGACTAGAAGCGTGGCGAGTAATAATAATGAAAACATTGGATCAGGAGTTAATAGTAGTAATACTAAGGCGATGAATGCTATGGAAGCTCGAGCCATGGCTTGGGACGAAGCAGAACGCGCTAAGTTCATGGCTAG GTATAAGAGAGAGGAAGTGAAGATACAGGCTTGGGAGAATCATGAGAAGAGAAAGGCTGAGATGGAGATGAAAAAAATGGAG GTGAAGGCGGAGAGGATGAAAGCGAGGGCGGAGGAGAAGTTGGCGAACAAGCTGGCGGCGACAAAGAGGATAGCGGAGGAGAGGAGAGCAAATGCGGAGGCGAAGCTGAACGAGATGGCGGTGAGGACATCGGAGAGAGCTGATTATATAAGGAGAAGCGGTCATTTGCCTTCTTCATTCTCTTTTAAGTGTCCTTTCTCTCGATGTTGGTAG